The following proteins come from a genomic window of Bactrocera dorsalis isolate Fly_Bdor chromosome 6, ASM2337382v1, whole genome shotgun sequence:
- the LOC125779117 gene encoding uncharacterized protein LOC125779117, with the protein MISDQLKLIKAIVPTPHPRVELPQMQQYQEASSGIQLELPACDTETFYGGYEEWPSFRDMFTAVYINHPQLSQAQKLYHLRYKTKGQAGIIVKQFALNDDNFNLAWEALKARYENERILVDKQVTTLLNLPKIKKGTSEEFVTLQSTVSNCLSTLSTQNIPTDSWDPILVNICTAALPEKSLLLWEQSLSSRKKCPTWQQMKDFLTTQYEIAERLEEKILKSKNKHDQNESLNSPQVRNKINSNQNFYKTQSFTSEQKKHTSCELCKRGHKLIFCQRFKNLNINERNNFVRSKGLCTNCLSHSHNLKNCKSKFNCLYCHKRHHTMLHYSRYPISPQRSSYTQRTTGLIAKANPETQNSKNCQETPCCSKAQKAQTLHIETQSGPVSKLVTTIPKQGHYNNKCLNSQLRKFQKSRKILPIINKTLEGQYCEDFSKATTTRPNNGRYVVRLPLEPQFSNT; encoded by the coding sequence atgatctccgatcagttaaagctaataaaagcaattgtacctactccacatccgagagtagagctgccacaaatgcaacaatatcaagaggcaagttcaggcatccaactcgagttgcccgcttgtgacacagaaaccttttacggaggttatgaagaatggccgtccttccgggacatgttcacggccgtgtacataaaccatcctcaattatcacaagcgcaaaaattgtatcacctcagatacaaaactaaaggtcaggcaggcataatagtaaaacagttcgctcttaatgacgataatttcaatttggcttgggaagctctaaaagctagatacgaaaatgaaagaatactggtcgataaacaagtaacgacactattaaacttgcctaaaatcaagaaaggaacaagtgaagaatttgtaacactacaatccactgtttctaattgtttgtcgactctgtcgacacaaaatattcccacagacagctgggacccaattctggtaaacatttgcaccgccgcattaccagaaaagtcgttacttctatgggagcaatcgctctcatctcgaaaaaagtgcccaacgtggcaacaaatgaaagattttctcaccacccaatatgaaattgcggaaaggttagaagaaaaaatactcaaatctaagaacaaacacgaccagaATGAAAGCTTAAATAGTCCCCAAGTTAgaaacaaaatcaattcaaaccaaaacttttacaaaacgcaatcgttcacatccgaacagaaaaaacatacgtcatgcgaactatgtaaaagagggcataaacttatattttgccagaggtttaaaaacttaaatattaacgaaaggaacaactttgtcaggtcaaaaggactctgtacaaactgcttgtcccactcacacaatcttaaaaattgcaaaagcaaatttaactgcttatattgtcataaaagacatcatacaatgcttcattacagcagatatcccatctcacctCAAAGAAGCTCTTATACACAAAGAACCAcaggtttaattgcaaaagcaaatcctgaaacccaaaattcgaaaaattgccaagagacaccatgttgctcaaaggcacaaaaagctcaaacgctgcacatcgaaacacaaagtggaccaGTTTCaaaactagttaccaccataccaaaACAAGGCCACTATAATAACAaatgccttaattcacaattaaggaaatttcaaaagtcaAGGAAAATTCTCcctataataaacaaaactctCGAAggtcagtattgtgaagacttctccaaagccacaactactcgaccaaataatggccggtacgtcgtacgactaccactagagccacaattttccaatacctgA